A region from the Citrobacter koseri ATCC BAA-895 genome encodes:
- a CDS encoding ABC transporter permease — MSNALLSWRRVRALCVKETRQIIRDPSSWLIAVVIPLLLLFIFGYGINLDSSKLRVGILLEQQSEEALDFTHAMTGSPYIDATISDSRHELIEKMQAGRIRGLVVIPVDFAQKMARENDTAPIQVITDGSEPNTANFVQGYVEGVWQIWQMQRAEDRGEEFEPLIDVQTRYWFNPAAISQHFIIPGAVTIIMTVIGAILTSLVVAREWERGTMEALLSTEVTRAELLLCKLIPYYFLGMLAMLLCMLVSVFILGVPWRGSLVILFLITSLFLLSTLGMGLLISTITRNQFNAAQVALNAAFLPSIMLSGFIFQIDSMPAVIRAVTYIIPARYFVSTLQSLFLAGNIPIVLIVNTLFLIASAAMFIGLTWMKTKRRLD; from the coding sequence ATGAGTAACGCCCTGCTCTCCTGGCGGCGCGTACGCGCGCTGTGCGTGAAAGAGACGCGTCAGATTATCCGCGATCCCAGTAGCTGGCTGATCGCCGTGGTGATCCCACTGCTGTTGCTGTTTATTTTTGGCTACGGGATTAACCTCGACTCCAGCAAGCTGCGGGTCGGCATTCTGCTCGAACAACAGAGCGAGGAGGCGCTGGATTTCACCCACGCCATGACCGGTTCGCCGTATATCGACGCCACCATCAGCGATAGCCGCCATGAGCTTATTGAGAAAATGCAGGCCGGGCGCATTCGCGGGCTGGTGGTGATCCCGGTCGATTTTGCGCAAAAGATGGCGCGAGAGAATGACACCGCGCCGATACAGGTCATCACCGACGGCAGCGAACCGAACACCGCCAACTTCGTGCAGGGTTACGTGGAGGGGGTCTGGCAGATCTGGCAAATGCAGCGGGCTGAAGATCGTGGGGAAGAATTTGAACCACTGATCGACGTGCAGACCCGCTACTGGTTTAACCCGGCGGCCATCAGCCAGCACTTTATCATTCCTGGCGCGGTCACCATTATTATGACGGTGATTGGCGCCATTCTCACTTCGCTGGTGGTTGCACGCGAGTGGGAACGCGGGACGATGGAGGCCCTGCTCTCGACCGAGGTGACGCGCGCAGAATTGTTGCTGTGCAAACTGATCCCCTACTACTTCCTCGGCATGCTGGCGATGCTGCTGTGTATGCTGGTGTCGGTGTTTATTCTTGGCGTGCCCTGGCGCGGCTCGCTGGTGATTCTGTTTCTTATCACCAGCCTGTTTCTGCTCAGTACGCTGGGAATGGGACTGCTGATTTCCACCATTACCCGTAACCAGTTTAACGCCGCGCAGGTCGCGCTGAACGCCGCTTTTTTACCGTCGATTATGCTGTCAGGCTTTATTTTCCAGATAGACAGTATGCCTGCCGTCATCCGCGCGGTGACTTACATTATTCCGGCGCGCTATTTCGTCAGCACTCTGCAAAGCCTGTTTCTGGCGGGGAACATCCCCATTGTGTTGATCGTTAATACGTTATTTTTAATCGCTTCGGCAGCCATGTTTATCGGCCTGACGTGGATGAAGACCAAACGCCGGCTGGATTAA
- the hlyD gene encoding secretion protein HlyD: MKKPVVIALAVAALAAVLAGGTWWYQSRQDNGLTLYGNVDIRTVNMSFRVGGRLASLAVDEGDAITSGQVLGVLDKAPYENALMQAKAGVSVAQAQYDLMLAGYRDEEIAQAAAAVKQAQAAFDYAQNFYQRQQGLWKSRTISANDLENARSSRDQAQAQLKSAQDKLSQYRTGNRQQDIAQAKASLEQAQAQLAQSELDLQDTTLIAPSDGTLLTRAVEPGSMLNAGSTVLTLSLTRPVWVRAYVDERNLSQAQPGREILLYTDGRPDKPYHGKIGFVSPTAEFTPKTVETPDLRTDLVYRLRIVVTDADDALRQGMPVTLTFSDEARHE; the protein is encoded by the coding sequence ATGAAAAAACCTGTCGTTATCGCACTGGCTGTCGCGGCGCTGGCCGCCGTGCTTGCCGGTGGTACATGGTGGTATCAGAGTCGGCAGGATAACGGGCTGACGCTCTACGGCAATGTGGATATTCGCACCGTCAATATGAGTTTTCGCGTCGGAGGCCGGCTGGCTTCGCTGGCCGTTGACGAAGGCGACGCCATTACGTCCGGGCAGGTATTGGGCGTGCTGGATAAAGCCCCGTACGAGAACGCGTTGATGCAGGCTAAAGCAGGCGTCTCCGTCGCCCAGGCGCAGTATGATCTGATGCTCGCGGGGTATCGCGATGAAGAGATAGCCCAGGCCGCTGCCGCCGTGAAACAGGCGCAGGCCGCATTTGACTATGCGCAGAACTTTTATCAGCGCCAGCAGGGATTGTGGAAAAGCCGCACGATCTCCGCCAACGACCTGGAGAACGCCCGCTCATCCCGCGATCAGGCGCAGGCGCAGCTGAAATCCGCACAGGACAAATTGAGCCAGTACCGTACCGGTAACCGCCAGCAGGATATCGCCCAGGCAAAAGCCAGCCTCGAACAGGCGCAGGCGCAGCTGGCGCAATCAGAACTCGATTTACAGGATACAACGCTGATCGCCCCCTCTGACGGTACGCTGTTAACCCGCGCGGTAGAGCCCGGCAGTATGCTCAACGCAGGCAGCACCGTGCTGACGCTGTCGCTGACTCGTCCGGTATGGGTTCGCGCCTACGTGGATGAACGCAACCTCAGCCAGGCGCAGCCCGGCCGCGAAATTTTACTCTACACCGATGGCCGCCCTGACAAGCCTTACCACGGTAAAATCGGCTTCGTATCGCCGACCGCTGAATTCACCCCGAAAACCGTTGAAACGCCGGATCTGCGCACAGACCTGGTCTATCGACTGCGCATTGTGGTGACTGACGCGGACGATGCGCTGCGCCAGGGAATGCCGGTGACGCTGACGTTCAGCGACGAGGCGCGGCATGAATGA
- a CDS encoding ATP-binding cassette domain-containing protein, with protein MNDAVITLNGLVKRFAGMEKPAVAPLDCTIHAGYVTGLVGPDGAGKTTLMRMLAGLLKPDSGSASVIGFDPIKNDSELHAVLGYMPQKFGLYEDLTVMENLNLYADLRSVTGEERQKTFARLLEFTALGPFTKRLAGKLSGGMKQKLGLACTLVGEPKVLLLDEPGVGVDPISRRELWQMVHELAGDGMLILWSTSYLDEAEQCRDVLLMNEGELLYQGEPTKLTQTMAGRSFLMSSPQENNRKLLQRALKLPQVSDGMIQGKSVRLILKKEATAEDIRRAEGMPEITINDTTPRFEDAFIDLLGGAGTSESPLGAILHTVDGTPGETVIEAKELTKKFGDFAATDHVNFAVERGEIFGLLGPNGAGKSTTFKMMCGLLVPTSGKALVLDMDLKVSSGKARQHLGYMAQKFSLYGNLTVEQNLRFFSGVYGLRGRAQNEKITRMSEAFGLKSIASHATDALPLGFKQRLALACSLMHEPDILFLDEPTSGVDPLTRREFWLHINSMVEKGVTVMVTTHFMDEAEYCDRIGLVYRGKLIASGTPDDLKAQAADDDTPDPTMEQAFITLIHDWDKEHTHE; from the coding sequence ATGAATGACGCCGTCATTACGTTAAACGGCCTGGTGAAGCGCTTCGCCGGAATGGAAAAACCGGCGGTCGCCCCGCTCGACTGTACGATCCACGCCGGTTATGTCACGGGTCTGGTCGGGCCGGATGGCGCAGGCAAAACCACGCTGATGCGGATGCTGGCAGGGCTGCTCAAGCCCGATAGCGGCAGCGCGTCGGTGATCGGGTTCGATCCGATCAAAAACGACAGTGAATTGCATGCAGTGCTCGGTTACATGCCGCAAAAATTTGGTCTGTATGAAGATCTGACCGTGATGGAGAATCTCAATCTCTATGCGGATTTACGCAGCGTAACGGGCGAAGAACGGCAAAAAACGTTTGCCCGTCTGCTGGAATTTACCGCCCTCGGCCCCTTCACCAAACGGCTGGCAGGCAAGCTCTCGGGCGGGATGAAACAAAAACTCGGGCTGGCCTGTACGCTGGTCGGCGAGCCGAAAGTGCTGCTGCTTGACGAACCGGGCGTCGGCGTTGACCCCATCTCCCGTCGCGAGCTGTGGCAAATGGTGCATGAACTGGCGGGTGACGGCATGCTTATCCTGTGGAGTACGTCATACCTGGACGAAGCCGAACAGTGTCGCGACGTGCTGCTGATGAACGAAGGAGAGCTGCTGTATCAGGGCGAACCGACTAAGCTAACGCAGACCATGGCAGGACGCAGTTTCTTAATGAGCAGCCCGCAGGAGAATAACCGCAAGCTCCTGCAACGCGCGTTGAAACTGCCGCAGGTGAGCGACGGTATGATTCAGGGGAAATCGGTACGGCTGATCCTGAAAAAAGAGGCTACCGCAGAGGATATCCGCCGGGCCGAAGGGATGCCGGAGATAACGATTAACGACACCACGCCGCGCTTTGAAGATGCCTTTATCGACCTGCTTGGCGGCGCGGGTACGTCGGAGTCTCCGCTCGGCGCGATCCTGCATACCGTTGACGGCACGCCGGGTGAGACGGTCATTGAGGCCAAAGAACTGACCAAAAAATTCGGCGACTTCGCCGCCACCGACCACGTTAACTTCGCCGTTGAGCGCGGAGAAATCTTCGGTCTGCTCGGCCCCAACGGCGCGGGGAAATCCACCACGTTCAAGATGATGTGCGGTTTGCTGGTGCCAACTTCCGGCAAAGCGCTGGTGCTGGATATGGATTTGAAAGTCAGCTCCGGCAAGGCGCGCCAGCATTTAGGGTATATGGCGCAAAAATTTTCCCTGTACGGCAACCTGACGGTAGAGCAAAACCTGCGCTTTTTCTCCGGGGTTTATGGCCTGCGAGGCCGGGCGCAAAACGAAAAAATCACCCGCATGAGCGAAGCCTTCGGCCTGAAAAGCATCGCTTCTCATGCGACGGATGCGCTGCCGCTCGGTTTTAAACAGCGTCTGGCGCTGGCCTGTTCGCTGATGCATGAACCCGACATTCTGTTTCTCGATGAACCCACCTCCGGCGTCGATCCCCTCACCCGCCGTGAGTTCTGGCTGCACATCAACAGCATGGTAGAAAAAGGGGTCACGGTGATGGTCACCACCCACTTTATGGACGAAGCGGAATACTGCGACCGTATCGGGCTGGTTTATCGCGGCAAGCTGATCGCCAGCGGGACGCCGGACGATCTGAAAGCGCAGGCGGCAGACGACGACACGCCGGATCCGACGATGGAGCAGGCCTTTATCACGCTCATTCACGACTGGGATAAGGAGCATACTCATGAGTAA
- the cecR gene encoding transcriptional regulator CecR has protein sequence MNTPTMTTKGEQAKSQLIAAALAQFGEYGLHATTRDIAAQAGQNIAAITYYFGSKEDLYLACAQWIADFIGTQFRPHAEEAERLFARPQPDRAAMRELILRACKNMIMLLTQDDTVNLSKFISREQLSPTAAYQRVHDQVLNPLHTHLTRLIAGYTGRDPGDTQTILHTHALLGEVLAFRLGKETILLRTGWSTFDEEKTEQIYQTITCHIDLILQGLTQRSQEQ, from the coding sequence ATGAATACCCCAACCATGACGACGAAAGGCGAACAGGCCAAAAGCCAGCTTATCGCCGCTGCGCTGGCGCAGTTTGGCGAATACGGCCTCCATGCCACCACGCGCGACATTGCCGCCCAGGCCGGACAAAATATCGCCGCCATCACTTACTACTTTGGCTCCAAAGAGGATTTATACCTCGCCTGCGCCCAGTGGATAGCCGATTTCATCGGCACCCAGTTTCGCCCTCATGCCGAGGAAGCGGAACGACTGTTCGCCCGGCCGCAGCCCGATCGCGCCGCAATGCGCGAGCTGATCCTGCGCGCCTGCAAAAATATGATCATGCTGTTGACCCAGGACGACACGGTTAACCTGAGCAAATTTATTTCGCGCGAGCAGCTCTCCCCGACGGCGGCTTATCAACGGGTACACGATCAGGTTCTCAACCCCCTTCACACGCATCTGACGCGCCTGATTGCGGGGTATACCGGCCGCGATCCGGGAGATACGCAAACCATTCTCCACACGCACGCGCTGCTGGGCGAAGTGCTGGCTTTCCGCCTGGGGAAAGAAACCATTTTGCTGCGTACCGGCTGGTCAACGTTTGATGAAGAGAAAACAGAACAGATTTACCAGACGATCACCTGTCATATCGATCTCATTCTGCAAGGCTTAACGCAAAGGAGTCAGGAGCAATGA
- a CDS encoding ABC transporter permease: MFHRLWTLIRKELQSLLREPQTRAILILPVLIQVLLFPFAATLEVTNATIAIYNEDNGKHAVELTQRFARAKAFTHILLLKSPQEIQPTIDTQKALLLVRFPADFSRHLDNLQPAPLQLILDGRNSNSAQIAANYLQQIVKDYQQELIEGKPKPNNSELVVRNWYNPNLDYKWFVVPSLIAMITTIGVMIVTSLSVAREREQGTLDQLLVSPLTTWQIFIGKAVPALIVATFQATIVLAIGIWAYHIPFAGSLALFYFTMVIYGLSLVGFGLLISSLCSTQQQAFIGVFVFMMPAILLSGYVSPVENMPVWLQNLTWINPIRHFTDITKQIYLKDASLKIVWGSLWPLLVITATTGSAAYAMFRRKVM; this comes from the coding sequence ATGTTTCATCGCCTGTGGACATTAATCCGCAAAGAGCTGCAATCGCTGTTACGCGAGCCGCAGACCCGCGCGATCCTGATCTTACCGGTGCTGATCCAGGTGCTGCTGTTTCCCTTTGCCGCCACGCTGGAAGTGACCAATGCCACCATTGCCATTTATAACGAAGATAATGGCAAACATGCCGTCGAGCTGACGCAACGGTTCGCGCGCGCCAAAGCGTTTACCCATATCCTGCTGCTGAAAAGCCCGCAGGAAATCCAGCCGACGATCGACACGCAAAAAGCGCTGCTGCTGGTACGCTTTCCGGCCGATTTTTCCCGTCACCTGGATAACCTCCAGCCCGCGCCGCTACAGCTCATTCTTGATGGCCGTAACTCCAACAGCGCGCAAATCGCCGCCAATTATCTCCAGCAGATCGTCAAGGATTATCAGCAGGAGCTGATAGAGGGCAAACCCAAGCCCAACAACAGTGAGCTGGTGGTACGCAACTGGTACAACCCGAATCTGGACTATAAGTGGTTTGTGGTGCCGTCCCTGATCGCCATGATCACCACGATAGGCGTCATGATCGTCACCTCGCTTTCCGTTGCCCGCGAGCGTGAACAGGGTACGCTGGATCAACTGCTGGTTTCCCCTCTCACCACCTGGCAAATTTTCATCGGTAAAGCGGTGCCCGCGCTGATTGTCGCCACTTTTCAGGCCACGATCGTACTGGCTATTGGCATCTGGGCGTACCACATCCCCTTTGCCGGTTCGCTGGCGCTGTTCTACTTCACAATGGTGATTTACGGGCTGTCGCTGGTTGGATTTGGCTTGTTAATCTCGTCGCTCTGCTCCACCCAACAGCAGGCTTTCATCGGCGTATTCGTCTTTATGATGCCTGCTATCCTGCTATCGGGATACGTTTCTCCGGTCGAGAACATGCCGGTATGGCTACAAAATCTGACGTGGATAAACCCTATCCGCCATTTTACGGACATCACCAAGCAGATTTATTTGAAAGATGCGAGTCTGAAGATCGTCTGGGGGAGTTTGTGGCCGCTACTGGTGATCACGGCCACAACGGGGTCAGCGGCGTATGCGATGTTTAGACGCAAAGTGATGTAG
- a CDS encoding YbhQ family protein, which produces MRWQQRVRVATGLSCWQIMLHLLVVALLVMGWMSGALVRVGLGLCVLYGVTVLLMLALQRHHEQRWRDVADVLEELTTTWYFGAAMIALWLLSRVLHNNLLLALAGLAILAGPAVVSLLAKEKKLHHFASKHRIRR; this is translated from the coding sequence ATGAGGTGGCAACAACGTGTTCGTGTCGCAACGGGTCTTAGTTGCTGGCAGATAATGTTGCATTTACTGGTAGTGGCGCTGCTGGTAATGGGCTGGATGAGCGGCGCTTTAGTCCGCGTCGGCCTGGGATTATGCGTGCTTTATGGCGTGACGGTGCTGCTGATGCTGGCGTTACAACGCCACCACGAACAGCGCTGGCGCGACGTTGCGGATGTGCTGGAAGAGCTGACGACCACCTGGTATTTCGGCGCCGCGATGATTGCCCTGTGGCTGCTGTCCCGCGTACTGCACAACAACCTGCTGCTGGCGCTGGCTGGGCTGGCGATCCTTGCCGGGCCTGCTGTGGTTTCGCTGCTGGCGAAGGAGAAAAAGCTACATCACTTTGCGTCTAAACATCGCATACGCCGCTGA